The Thermococcus sp. DNA segment ATCGAGATGAGCGAGGAGGACATATGGAAGGCTGTGGAGAAGCACTTTAGAGATGGAGTTGACTACACGACGATCCACGTCGGCGTCACCAGGGAAGTCGTCGAGAAGATGAAGAGGACAAAGCGCGTTGTCGGCATGGTATCTCGCGGGGGGACGTTTTTGGCGGCATGGATACTCCACTGGGGCGAGGAGAACCCGTTCTACAGGGACTACGACTACCTGCTGGAGCTTGCTAAGGAGTACGACGTTGTTCTCAGCCTGGGCGATGGCCTGAGGCCCGGTGGATTACCTGACGCAGGAGACGAACTCCAGATAGCCGAACTATATACCCTCGGGAGGCTCGTGAGGAGGGCGAGGGAAGCGGGAGTTCAGACGATGGTCGAGGGGCCCGGACATGTACCAATAGACCAGATAGCGGCGCAGGTAAAGCTGGCAAAGATAGCGACGGACAACGCTCCCTTCTACGTCCTAGGGCCTCTCGTCACGGACATCTTTCCGGGTTATGACCACATCACCGCTGCAATAGGCGGTGCAATAGCAGCTCTAAACGGCGCGGACTTCCTTTGTTATGTAACGCCGGCAGAGCACCTCGGCCTTCCCGATGTCGAGCACGTCCGCCAGGGAGTCATAGCGGCGAAGATAGCGGCCCACGCGGTAAACCTAACCCGCTTCGAGGCCGACTTTAAGAGGGACTACCTCATGAGCTTAGCGAGAGGAAAGCTCAACTGGGCCGAGCAGTTCGAGCTGAGCCAGGATAAAGAGCGGTTCATTGAGATAAGAAAGGAGAGGCCGACCAAAACAGAGGCCTGCTCGATGTGCGGTGACCTCTGCGCGATAAAGCTCATCAACGACATGCTGCAGAAGGGGTGAGAGCTTGAGGCTCCTCTACTCCGGTAAAACAAAGGACGTCTACGAGGACGGTCCTTACCTCATTTTCCACTTCAAGGACACAGTCCTCGGCAGAGAAGGGAAGGAAGACAGCGGGAGCAACGAGGT contains these protein-coding regions:
- the thiC gene encoding phosphomethylpyrimidine synthase ThiC — protein: MTQLEAAKRGEITEEMKFVAEREGISPEKLRRSIAKGHTVIFRNVKHDWVKPVAVGNVVRVKVNANIGTSRDIVDVKAEIEKAKTAVKYGADTIMDLSTGGDLDEIRKTIMHAVDVPIGTVPIYQAAEEMLAKGKAIIEMSEEDIWKAVEKHFRDGVDYTTIHVGVTREVVEKMKRTKRVVGMVSRGGTFLAAWILHWGEENPFYRDYDYLLELAKEYDVVLSLGDGLRPGGLPDAGDELQIAELYTLGRLVRRAREAGVQTMVEGPGHVPIDQIAAQVKLAKIATDNAPFYVLGPLVTDIFPGYDHITAAIGGAIAALNGADFLCYVTPAEHLGLPDVEHVRQGVIAAKIAAHAVNLTRFEADFKRDYLMSLARGKLNWAEQFELSQDKERFIEIRKERPTKTEACSMCGDLCAIKLINDMLQKG